One Podarcis muralis chromosome 1, rPodMur119.hap1.1, whole genome shotgun sequence genomic window carries:
- the MYOD1 gene encoding myoblast determination protein 1, with protein MDVLGHMEITDGSLCSFSAADDFYDDPCFNTSDMHFFEDLDPRLVHVGGLLKADEHGHHHGHEDEHIRAPSGHHQAGRCLLWACKACKRKTTNADRRKAATMRERRRLSKVNEAFETLKRCTSTNPNQRLPKVEILRNAIRYIESLQALLREQEDAYYPVLEHYSGDSDASSPRSNCSDGMLDYSGPPCSSRRRNSYDSSYYTETLNDSKQGKSSVISSLDCLSSIVERISTDSTACASLSTVESGTEGSPCSLQEGASLSDPAAQISSPATCTPLPQDNVSSSSSSNPIYQVL; from the exons ATGGACGTGCTAGGCCACATGGAGATCACCGACGGCTCGCTCTGCTCCTTCTCGGCCGCCGATGACTTCTACGACGACCCCTGCTTCAACACGTCGGACATGCACTTCTTCGAGGACCTGGACCCCCGGCTGGTGCACGTGGGCGGTCTGCTGAAGGCCGACGAGCACGGCCACCACCACGGCCACGAGGACGAGCACATCCGCGCGCCCAGCGGGCACCACCAGGCGGGCCGCTGCCTGCTGTGGGCGTGCAAGGCGTGCAAGAGGAAGACCACCAACGCCGACCGCCGCAAGGCGGCCACCATGCGCGAGAGGAGGCGGCTCAGCAAGGTCAACGAGGCCTTCGAGACGCTCAAGCGCTGCACGTCCACCAACCCCAACCAGCGCCTGCCCAAAGTGGAGATCCTGCGCAACGCCATCCGCTACATCGAGAGCCTCCAGGCGCTGCTGCGCGAGCAAGAGGATGCCTACTACCCAGTGCTGGAGCACTACAGCGGCGACTCGGACGCCTCCAGCCCCCGATCCAACTGCTCCGACGGCATG CTGGATTACAGTGGACCCCCTTGCAGCTCCCGCAGAAGGAATAGCTATGACAGTAGCTACTATACAGAAACACTAAATG ATTCAAAGCAAGGGAAGAGTTCGGTCATTTCCAGCCTAGATTGCTTGTCGAGCATCGTGGAGAGGATTTCGACAGACAGCACTGCCTGTGCCAGCCTGTCCACAGTCGAAAGTGGAACCGAGGGGAGCCCCTGCTCACTCCAGGAAGGGGCTAGCCTGAGCGACCCTGCAGCCCAAATCTCCTCTCCAGCTACCTGTACCCCTCTCCCTCAGGAcaatgtcagcagcagcagcagcagcaaccccatCTACCAAGTGCTATAA